A region of the Dissulfurirhabdus thermomarina genome:
GGGCGGCTTGAAATCTTGCAAATCATATAGCACAAAAATAGTATTTTTGCCAACTATTTCTATTGGATAAATGGATTTTCAGGATCGACTAAATAGGGATGATGTCCCCGGAATTACTGGGGCTCCCATTAAATGGAAATCGTCTTCAAGCGCGATTCCGCGCGCCATCCAGTGAAGATAAAAAATCCTTAACAGCTTTTTGGCTAAACGGTTTGATATTAATCACAATGGGCTTTCTTCCTGATGATTGGTTTGGTTCAATTACTAATCGTGAAGTCGGATTGAACCGGTCGGCAAAGGAAAAACACCCAATCATAATATTTACCTTGCTGATTTCTTCAACAGGCAGAGAAGCTTTACCTCCAAACAAACTGCGGTATACCACAGTGTCATGAGTCAAGGTTAGCTCAAATGAAGCTAACCATAAAATACAACCAAACAGACCAGCCAAGCATATTGTTATTCCGCGCCAATCAACCCGCCCATTAACAAAAAAGGCGACAGTCCAAATTGCAAGCGGCACGCCCCATATTGCTATAAAGATAATGTACGAAGAGGTGGCGGCCCTTAAATGTGTTTTCGACTCTGCTACTGACATTGGCAATTATTTTCGGATGACATAAAGTCAGATGTGGCAGCTCCTGCTACGGCAGCAGCACCAGCACCGGGGACAAGGCTAGTATCAACTCCTCTACCAACAAGCATCTTAATGCCTGTGCCCTGTTGTATATTTGAAATTTGTCCACGAGCAAACTTTGATGTTATTTGTTTAAAGATGGAGTTGAAATTACCTCTTCCTGCGGTAATCCCTGGTATCCTCACACCAGGAATAAATCCAGTCAGACTTCCAATCCCAGTATCAAAAGCGAGACTCGCAGAATCAAAACCACATTGTTTGCCAGAAACATTTTTCAGCCCTTGTTTAGATAAATTTGTGACAGCGCCGCCAATAGCTCCCGCTCCAACAGGCCCTGTGTATAACAATGCTTCACCTCCCGCAGCTCCTCCAAGAGCAGCTCCTGCGTAATCCTCCCAGCCACTCAATTTACCACCTATTAAATCGCCTATACCTTGACCCGCTAAACCAACCACTGCACCACCAGCCGTAAAAATTAAATCGTCAATGCCAGCATACAACCCATAAGGATCAACCTCTACAGTTGGGCGGTTATTGGCATAAACAAACGGATACAAATTCAACCCACCAGCCAGTCCAATCGGGTCAGGAGTTATATACCTACCGGTCTCAGAATCGTAGTACCGATTCCAGTTATAATGTAGCCCAGTTTCCTCATCGTAATATTGGCCCGGAAAGACCAGGGCCTGGCGCACCCGGCCCCCGTGCCGGCGGCGGGCGCCGAAGGCCGCGTAGTCGTACCGCACCGCCTGTCTCCCCTCCGCGTCCGTGAGCGCCAGCGGCGTCCCCAGACCGTCCAGGTGGTAGAAGTACGCCCGGCCCCCCTGCTCCAGGGCCAGGGGCTCA
Encoded here:
- a CDS encoding RHS repeat-associated core domain-containing protein is translated as MALEQGGRAYFYHLDGLGTPLALTDAEGRQAVRYDYAAFGARRRHGGRVRQALVFPGQYYDEETGLHYNWNRYYDSETGRYITPDPIGLAGGLNLYPFVYANNRPTVEVDPYGLYAGIDDLIFTAGGAVVGLAGQGIGDLIGGKLSGWEDYAGAALGGAAGGEALLYTGPVGAGAIGGAVTNLSKQGLKNVSGKQCGFDSASLAFDTGIGSLTGFIPGVRIPGITAGRGNFNSIFKQITSKFARGQISNIQQGTGIKMLVGRGVDTSLVPGAGAAAVAGAATSDFMSSENNCQCQ